One Spinacia oleracea cultivar Varoflay chromosome 4, BTI_SOV_V1, whole genome shotgun sequence DNA segment encodes these proteins:
- the LOC130459844 gene encoding uncharacterized protein: protein MLQWFREKRKKNSIFLILNISGVWVDDSVEPFSVVPETPMDDLFDPETPKAYVFDPMAIVRESPSPSAYYSEEFGEWVIPDTPDREIVSTSTLSRKRKGDGKGNTDGKDKVKSHKRGKVSTDDVFEMLKGYVPSLERNMMGNSSDSE, encoded by the coding sequence ATGCTTCAATGGTTCAGAGAAAAGAGGAAGAAAAATTCGATTTTTCTGATTCTGAATATTTCGGGGGTATGGGTTGATGATTCTGTCGAGCCATTTTCTGTTGTTCCTGAAACTCCAATGGATGATTTATTCGATCCTGAAACTCCAAAGGCTTATGTATTCGATCCAATGGCTATTGTTCGTGAATCTCCATCCCCAAGTGCTTACTACTCTGAAGAATTCGGTGAATGGGTTATTCCCGACACTCCCGATCGTGAGATAGTCAGTACTTCGACTCTTTCTCGCAAGCGTAAAGGTGATGGTAAAGGTAATACTGATGGTAAGGATAAGGTGAAGTCTCACAAGCGAGGTAAGGTCTCAACCGATGATGTCTTTGAGATGTTGAAAGGTTATGTACCTTCTCTTGAACGTAATATGATGGGTAATAGTTCTGACAGTGAATGA
- the LOC110790000 gene encoding uncharacterized protein: MRRVKRELTDGAKTRIANWLLVQRYDASKKQRGIVTEAVNLFDVHRSTIQRICNMAKAQFDSEQPVSILSQKPKKCGKKGKLHLSKLPLIAQIPYHKRVKVRSLAKALKISKTTVYRWKSLGLIKPHSNAMKPSLTNGNLKERLKWRLGALDQNTGGFNHMYNIIHLDEKWFYMTKGTQRYYLLPNDLGPYRSCKSKRFITKVMFLCAVARPRFNANGECIFDGKVGMFPFVKWVPAKRRSSNRPAGTLELKPVTSVTKETYRNMLIRQVIPTIMQKWPTDDQGLIYLQQDNARPHIQVNDTEWMEAVQLSNKQLRLIFQPPNSLDMNVLDLGFFRAIQSLKDQNSPRNTKELVKNVKDAFKEFCPIKGNKVFLSLQLVLIEVMRVKGSNNYLQKHVGKEPLERQGILPVIYSPPPTLIEECLAYVQAMPGV; the protein is encoded by the coding sequence ATGAGAAGGGTCAAGAGAGAACTCACTGATGGAGCAAAAACCAGAATTGCCAACTGGTTACTTGTACAGAGATATGATGCATCGAAGAAGCAAAGGGGCATTGTGACTGAAGCTGTTAATCTGTTCGATGTCCATCGTTCCACAATACAAAGAATCTGTAACATGGCTAAAGCACAATTTGACAGCGAACAACCAGTTAGTATTCTGTCACAAAAACCGAAAAAGTGTGGCAAAAAAGGTAAGCTTCACTTAAGCAAACTTCCTCTAATTGCTCAAATTCCATATCACAAACGAGTAAAAGTTAGGTCACTTGCAAAAGCATTAAAGATTTCAAAGACCACAGTTTACAGGTGGAAAAGTTTGGGGCTTATCAAGCCACATAGCAATGCAATGAAACCGTCTCTGACCAATGGAAATCTAAAAGAAAGATTGAAATGGCGCCTTGGAGCACTTGATCAGAATACTGGTGGGTTTAATCACATGTACAACATAATCCACTTAGATGAGAAGTGGTTTTACATGACAAAAGGGACACAAAGGTATTATCTTCTCCCAAATGACCTCGGGCCATACAGATCATGTAAGAGCAAGAGATTCATCACAAAAGTCATGTTCCTTTGTGCTGTGGCAAGACCACGTTTTAATGCAAATGGAGAATGCATATTCGATGGTAAAGTAGGCATGTTTCCATTTGTTAAGTGGGTTCCAGCAAAGAGAAGAAGCAGCAATAGGCCAGCAGGCACTTTGGAGCTCAAACCAGTGACATCGGTCACAAAGGAAACTTACAGAAACATGTTAATCAGACAAGTGATACCGACAATCATGCAAAAGTGGCCAACAGATGATCAAGGTCTAATCTATTTGCAACAAGACAATGCACGGCCTCACATACAAGTGAATGACACAGAATGGATGGAAGCAGTTCAACTTTCAAACAAACAGTTAAGGTTGATATTTCAACCTCCTAATAGTCTAGACATGAATGTGCTAGACCTGGGTTTTTTCCGTGCAATACAATCCCTGAAAGACCAGAATTCTCCTAGAAACACCAAGGAGTTGGTTAAGAATGTCAAAGATGCATTTAAGGAATTTTGTCCAATAAAAGGGAATAAGGTCTTCCTTAGTTTGCAATTGGTACTAATAGAGGTTATGAGAGTTAAGGGAAGCAACAACTATTTGCAAAAACATGTTGGCAAAGAACCTTTGGAGAGACAAGGGATACTCCCTGTCATCTACTCTCCACCTCCTACTCTAATAGAAGAATGTCTAGCATATGTTCAAGCAATGCCGGGAGTCTAA